One Bacillus sp. FJAT-52991 genomic region harbors:
- a CDS encoding CoA pyrophosphatase: MKREQLLNQFRDRKPTILGSEHFSKYAVLLPLIEKEDEIHILFQVRSLQMRKQPGEVCFPGGRSEEFDKNELHTAIRETSEELGIQQLGITQVFPLDFIISPFGTIIYPFVGSLPSEYELHPNPNEVEKIFTVPLDYLLHYSPKKHHIHFKVEPEADFPFDLIVGGENYNWQTRKMDEYFYIYQNQIIWGLTARILKHFLDLIKNQSIDFKNI; the protein is encoded by the coding sequence ATGAAAAGAGAGCAACTACTTAATCAATTCCGTGACCGAAAACCAACGATTTTAGGCAGTGAGCACTTCTCAAAATATGCTGTTCTCCTTCCATTGATCGAAAAAGAAGACGAGATTCATATATTGTTTCAAGTTCGCTCCCTTCAAATGAGAAAACAGCCAGGTGAAGTCTGTTTTCCAGGTGGGAGAAGTGAAGAATTTGATAAAAATGAGCTTCATACGGCCATTCGTGAAACATCTGAAGAACTGGGCATCCAACAATTAGGCATTACACAAGTATTCCCACTAGATTTTATCATTTCTCCGTTTGGCACAATCATTTATCCATTTGTAGGTTCTTTACCATCAGAATACGAACTACATCCGAACCCTAATGAAGTAGAAAAAATATTTACTGTGCCGCTTGATTACTTACTTCACTACTCTCCAAAAAAGCATCATATTCATTTTAAAGTAGAGCCGGAAGCGGACTTCCCCTTCGACCTCATTGTTGGGGGAGAAAACTACAATTGGCAAACACGAAAAATGGATGAGTATTTTTATATTTATCAAAATCAAATTATTTGGGGATTAACAGCAAGAATTTTAAAGCATTTTCTAGACTTAATTAAAAATCAATCCATCGATTTTAAAAATATTTAA
- a CDS encoding GNAT family N-acetyltransferase: MLLLNPILIDFPQEIYTERLHIRIPLPGDGEALYQAIQSSFDELKPWLPFVHHEQSLEGAEANVREAYAKFITREDLRLHLFKKDTGEFIGSSGLHRMDWKVRKFEIGYWLDTKFSGYGYMTEAVKAIIDFAFDHLEANRVEIKCDPDNKRSRAIAEKLHFTLEGIIRNDQLSADGSQIRDTCMYARIDK; encoded by the coding sequence GTGCTTTTATTGAATCCAATATTAATAGATTTTCCACAAGAAATCTATACGGAGAGATTGCATATTCGAATACCCTTACCAGGTGATGGAGAAGCTTTATATCAGGCAATTCAATCCTCTTTCGATGAGTTAAAACCATGGCTTCCGTTCGTTCATCATGAGCAATCACTTGAAGGGGCAGAGGCGAATGTAAGAGAGGCTTACGCAAAATTTATTACGCGTGAAGATTTAAGATTACATCTTTTTAAGAAAGATACAGGAGAATTTATCGGGTCTTCTGGTTTGCATCGAATGGATTGGAAGGTACGTAAATTTGAAATTGGCTACTGGCTAGACACTAAATTTTCAGGGTATGGGTACATGACGGAGGCTGTAAAAGCGATTATTGACTTTGCTTTTGATCATTTAGAGGCTAATCGAGTAGAAATTAAATGTGATCCTGATAATAAAAGGAGTCGTGCAATTGCAGAAAAATTACATTTTACTCTTGAAGGGATCATAAGAAACGATCAATTATCTGCGGATGGCAGTCAAATTAGAGATACATGTATGTACGCACGGATAGACAAATAA
- a CDS encoding PAS domain S-box protein, with protein sequence MGNPVFIKTTGLDPKNETISIFDLWDSKPHTKVMELMKQAVESSCSVSTTARIFHRTGALFIYKWNIIYDPQNTLFYLMGQKVSEATGCFGWCDAFLATTNDPVYILNSEGKIINVNEAFERVYGWTLDELIGTELPTIPYHLRGERRIFSEVLQYGSMVRNHKSIRQKKDKSLIHAVVSITPVNDIHGNVVAVVGVSRNITDKVQAALLLDRKVKELKEHELKFLEISENINEIFCVFDLLVNQVVYISPSYERILGHSKDEFYKNFRIIYQLVHEEDQEIFKQFLKSTNTNSEVEYRIVHEDGSIKWLRSRKTPIKDQKYLHRVATVTQDISNLKEKELLLNKQDKLGAIGQLAAGIAHEVRNPLTAIKGFTQLWGQETHNKYSEIILSELDRIESIMQEFLMLAKPNQETKFEVHDINQLVNETIGFMHPEALLHKVELITDITQELPLVKLEKKQIKQVMLNLIKNAIDSMPTGGNLLVKTKKLDNKYVCIEVIDEGIGISQDRIPRLGEPFYSNKEKGTGLGLMVSFKIIGHHKGKILFESEEEKGTKVQVCLPLKME encoded by the coding sequence ATGGGAAATCCTGTATTTATTAAAACGACAGGATTAGATCCGAAAAATGAAACTATTTCAATATTCGATCTTTGGGATAGCAAGCCACACACAAAAGTAATGGAACTTATGAAACAAGCCGTAGAAAGCTCTTGTTCTGTTTCGACTACTGCAAGAATTTTTCATCGAACTGGAGCTTTATTTATTTATAAATGGAACATTATTTATGATCCGCAAAATACGTTGTTTTATTTAATGGGTCAAAAGGTGTCGGAAGCAACTGGTTGTTTCGGATGGTGTGATGCCTTTTTGGCTACTACTAATGATCCTGTGTATATATTAAATTCTGAAGGCAAAATTATAAATGTAAATGAGGCGTTTGAAAGGGTTTACGGCTGGACTTTAGACGAATTGATCGGGACAGAACTGCCAACTATTCCTTATCATTTGAGAGGAGAAAGGAGAATATTTTCAGAGGTACTTCAATATGGAAGTATGGTTCGTAACCATAAGTCCATTCGTCAAAAAAAAGATAAATCTCTCATACATGCAGTCGTATCCATTACACCTGTCAATGACATTCACGGAAATGTTGTGGCTGTTGTAGGAGTTAGCAGAAATATTACAGATAAAGTTCAAGCAGCCTTACTATTAGATCGCAAAGTAAAAGAATTAAAAGAACATGAATTGAAATTTCTAGAAATATCTGAAAATATAAATGAAATATTTTGTGTCTTTGATTTGTTGGTGAATCAAGTAGTATATATTAGTCCATCTTATGAAAGAATACTTGGTCATTCTAAAGATGAGTTTTATAAAAATTTTCGTATTATTTATCAACTGGTTCATGAAGAAGATCAAGAAATATTTAAACAATTTCTCAAATCGACCAATACAAATTCAGAAGTAGAATATCGGATTGTTCATGAAGATGGTAGCATAAAGTGGCTTAGGTCAAGAAAAACACCGATAAAGGATCAAAAGTATCTTCATCGGGTCGCGACAGTAACTCAGGACATTTCTAATTTAAAAGAGAAAGAACTATTACTAAACAAACAAGATAAGCTAGGAGCAATTGGTCAATTAGCAGCAGGAATCGCTCATGAAGTGAGAAATCCTTTAACAGCAATCAAAGGGTTTACGCAATTATGGGGACAAGAAACCCACAATAAATACAGTGAGATTATACTATCTGAGCTCGATCGAATTGAGTCCATTATGCAGGAGTTTTTAATGTTAGCTAAACCGAATCAAGAAACAAAATTCGAAGTGCATGATATTAATCAACTAGTAAATGAAACTATCGGTTTTATGCATCCAGAAGCATTACTTCATAAGGTGGAACTGATAACAGACATTACTCAAGAATTGCCACTTGTAAAATTAGAAAAGAAGCAAATAAAACAGGTGATGCTCAACCTTATTAAAAATGCAATCGATTCCATGCCAACTGGAGGCAATTTATTAGTCAAAACAAAAAAATTAGACAACAAATATGTATGTATCGAAGTGATTGATGAGGGGATTGGCATCTCTCAAGACCGTATTCCTCGACTTGGTGAGCCTTTTTACTCTAATAAAGAAAAAGGGACCGGCTTAGGGCTCATGGTCAGTTTTAAAATCATCGGACATCATAAAGGCAAGATTTTATTTGAAAGTGAAGAAGAAAAAGGAACAAAAGTTCAAGTTTGTTTGCCACTTAAGATGGAGTAG
- the gltS gene encoding sodium/glutamate symporter → MYMEFNQVTSLFLAILVFMIGSFLIKKIPLFDRFCIPAPVVGGLFFAIIVTILNQLNIVEITIDTSLQSLFMLAFFTTVGLGASTTLLKIGGKLLLIYWGMCTILVFMQNVIGISLSKLMDINPLIGILCGPVSMSGGHGGAAAYGGTMEELGFATATTIGVAAATLGLVCGGLVGGPTAGYLMKKYNLKSDTDKVEKMEEPKKEHLVRLSDEKTWMRQMFLVTFCMALGSYLSELFASATGLTLPTYVGGMLVAVIARFIIDKVNEDFINMPTVQIIGDISLNIFLAMALMSIKLWEIADLALPMLLIIAAQVIFITLFTVFIVFRVLGKNYDAAVMVSGMLGHGLGATPNAMANMSAVTSKFGPSRNAFLIVPIAGSFLVDIVAMPIILTSIELFK, encoded by the coding sequence GTGTATATGGAATTTAACCAAGTAACAAGTTTGTTTTTGGCTATATTAGTATTTATGATAGGCTCTTTCCTAATTAAAAAAATCCCATTATTCGATAGATTTTGCATACCGGCCCCAGTTGTCGGAGGTTTATTCTTTGCAATCATCGTAACAATCTTAAACCAACTTAACATCGTGGAGATTACGATTGATACATCATTGCAAAGTCTGTTTATGCTAGCTTTCTTCACTACGGTTGGTTTAGGAGCGAGTACAACCTTACTTAAAATTGGTGGGAAATTACTACTGATTTATTGGGGCATGTGTACAATTCTAGTTTTCATGCAAAATGTCATTGGAATTTCGTTATCTAAATTAATGGATATCAATCCGTTAATCGGTATTTTATGCGGTCCGGTTTCTATGTCAGGTGGGCATGGAGGAGCGGCTGCTTACGGTGGCACGATGGAAGAACTTGGATTTGCAACAGCGACAACGATCGGAGTTGCTGCGGCTACATTAGGTCTTGTCTGTGGTGGTCTAGTTGGTGGACCAACAGCGGGATACTTAATGAAGAAGTACAATTTGAAATCAGATACCGACAAAGTAGAAAAAATGGAAGAGCCGAAAAAGGAACATTTAGTGCGATTAAGTGATGAAAAAACATGGATGCGTCAAATGTTTCTAGTCACGTTCTGTATGGCTCTTGGTTCCTATTTAAGTGAATTATTTGCCAGCGCAACAGGTTTAACATTGCCTACTTATGTTGGAGGTATGCTTGTAGCTGTTATTGCTCGTTTTATCATTGATAAGGTGAACGAAGATTTCATCAATATGCCAACTGTGCAAATCATCGGCGATATTTCTTTAAATATCTTCTTGGCAATGGCATTAATGAGCATTAAACTTTGGGAAATTGCAGACCTTGCGTTACCAATGTTATTAATTATTGCAGCACAAGTTATCTTTATTACGCTTTTCACTGTGTTTATTGTTTTCCGTGTACTAGGGAAAAATTACGATGCAGCTGTTATGGTCAGTGGAATGCTCGGACACGGTCTTGGAGCCACTCCGAATGCGATGGCGAATATGTCTGCTGTTACATCAAAATTTGGTCCGTCAAGAAACGCCTTTTTGATCGTGCCAATCGCCGGCTCCTTCTTAGTTGATATCGTAGCGATGCCGATTATTTTAACAAGTATAGAATTATTTAAGTAA
- the proB gene encoding glutamate 5-kinase, with protein MKKYRVVVKIGSSSLTDEQGNIVEEKVLDHVQAIAKMKHEGHEVIIVSSGAVAAGFQSLGYTSRPKTVAAKQASAAVGQSLLIQKYISLFAPFHLAVAQMLLTREDFYNRGRFQNFYTAMSELLRAGAIPIINENDCISIEELTYGDNDMLSALVSGFVQADALIILTDIDGLYDRNPKTNPEAKRFHFIPEVTEEMLGYAGDSGSSIGTGGMKSKLIAAEKALSLGVPVFVGTGEGADKLLDMLEGKGNGTYIGSPFKSHMQMKKQWIAHHAKTSGNVIVDEGAEMAVLSKGKSLLPAGVISVEGLFYPMDVVNVMNKQREIIGRGQVFYSSVDLEKIKGLSSSEAKVYSINERAEVIHRDNWVTTNIIK; from the coding sequence GTGAAGAAATACCGAGTAGTTGTGAAAATTGGAAGCAGTTCATTAACGGATGAGCAAGGAAATATTGTCGAGGAAAAAGTATTGGATCACGTCCAAGCGATCGCCAAAATGAAACATGAAGGCCATGAAGTCATCATCGTTTCTTCTGGTGCGGTGGCTGCGGGATTCCAATCATTAGGCTATACATCAAGACCGAAAACAGTCGCTGCCAAACAAGCATCAGCCGCAGTAGGCCAAAGTCTATTGATTCAAAAATATATCTCATTGTTCGCTCCCTTTCATCTAGCGGTCGCACAAATGCTCTTAACACGAGAAGACTTTTACAATCGCGGACGCTTTCAAAACTTTTATACAGCGATGTCAGAGCTATTACGCGCAGGCGCAATCCCTATTATTAACGAAAATGATTGCATTTCTATTGAAGAGCTGACCTATGGAGACAATGACATGCTATCTGCCCTTGTGAGCGGCTTTGTTCAAGCCGATGCTCTCATCATTCTAACGGATATTGACGGACTGTATGATCGTAACCCTAAAACGAATCCTGAAGCGAAGCGATTTCATTTTATTCCTGAAGTAACTGAAGAAATGCTTGGTTATGCGGGTGACAGTGGTTCATCTATTGGTACTGGTGGAATGAAATCAAAGCTGATCGCCGCTGAAAAAGCGCTATCTCTTGGCGTTCCTGTGTTTGTTGGTACTGGGGAAGGAGCCGATAAATTGCTAGACATGCTTGAAGGAAAAGGCAATGGCACCTATATCGGCTCTCCTTTTAAATCTCATATGCAAATGAAAAAGCAATGGATTGCTCACCATGCAAAGACCTCTGGAAATGTGATAGTGGATGAAGGTGCTGAAATGGCCGTTCTATCAAAAGGAAAGAGCCTGCTTCCTGCCGGCGTGATCTCAGTAGAAGGTTTATTTTATCCAATGGATGTGGTCAATGTTATGAATAAACAACGAGAGATTATCGGCAGAGGGCAAGTGTTTTATTCTTCAGTCGACCTCGAAAAAATAAAAGGCCTGTCCAGCTCAGAAGCAAAGGTGTACTCGATTAATGAGCGAGCGGAAGTGATTCACCGCGATAACTGGGTTACTACTAACATCATTAAATAA
- a CDS encoding LysR family transcriptional regulator, whose protein sequence is MDFRKLQYFVVTAQEQSISKAAILLHISQPSLSHSIKKLEEELKFSLFERTAKGIELTEPGKRFYNRAREILQHVHNVEMEIEEIQQMGEGKLSIGLIESVRNWLPKMVADYTKQHPKLKVELKEMLSPDSIIQALNRLDIHFVISNHKIKSDLIHVQELYSEPLVVAMHKNHPLANYQHLYLEDLATEAFIVSTHGLQTRENLIQMFQRHNLSLKIQFEIERFEMACRLIEYNVGIALLPINSIKSYRSDDIIYKSIQDEAIFRTIYLLTVKNRYLPPVVEEFIQLLLTQENDGLVEHNWIIESFV, encoded by the coding sequence ATGGATTTTCGTAAATTGCAATATTTTGTCGTAACAGCCCAAGAACAAAGCATTTCAAAAGCTGCTATTCTTCTGCATATTTCCCAGCCTTCTCTCAGTCATTCCATAAAAAAATTAGAAGAAGAATTAAAATTTTCGTTATTTGAACGAACAGCAAAGGGGATTGAATTAACCGAACCTGGAAAGCGTTTTTACAATCGGGCACGAGAAATCCTCCAACACGTGCATAATGTAGAAATGGAGATTGAGGAAATTCAACAAATGGGGGAAGGAAAATTATCGATTGGTTTAATTGAATCCGTTCGAAACTGGCTTCCTAAAATGGTCGCTGACTATACGAAACAACATCCTAAACTAAAAGTAGAATTAAAAGAAATGCTCTCTCCAGACAGCATTATTCAAGCCTTAAATCGGTTGGATATTCATTTTGTTATTTCCAACCATAAAATTAAATCTGATTTAATTCATGTTCAAGAACTTTATTCCGAGCCTCTTGTTGTAGCAATGCATAAAAATCATCCATTAGCTAATTACCAACACCTTTACTTAGAAGATCTTGCGACAGAAGCCTTTATTGTCAGTACACATGGTTTGCAAACAAGAGAGAATTTAATTCAAATGTTTCAGCGTCACAACTTGTCCTTAAAAATTCAATTTGAAATCGAACGGTTTGAAATGGCCTGTCGTTTAATTGAATATAACGTTGGAATTGCGTTACTGCCAATCAATTCTATTAAAAGCTATCGAAGTGATGATATTATTTATAAATCCATTCAAGATGAAGCGATCTTTCGAACAATTTATTTACTGACGGTTAAAAATCGCTATCTCCCTCCTGTTGTAGAGGAATTCATTCAACTCCTTTTAACACAAGAAAATGATGGATTAGTTGAACATAACTGGATCATTGAGTCTTTCGTTTAA
- a CDS encoding MFS transporter, protein MSADQPGLLKNPFVRAILASALFLQVGIWIRNFAVLLFIMEQTNGDPFAVSMISVAEFAPIFIFSFIGGTFADRWRPKRTMIWCDILSALSVFAVLLALMVSTWKLVFLATLISSILSQFSQPSGMKLFKLHLSDSLVQAAMSIYQTIFAVFMILGPALGTVVYQNLGLYASIFITGLAFLFSALMLAFIPKDQLADEAEEKTTLLQEMKSGVRYVWDRKVLKLLGICFMAAGLGIGLIQPLNIFLVIERLGLEKENLQWLLMVNGSGMIVGGALAMSFSQKVSPQKMLIMGMLMNAMGISVIGLSSNLWLTLGAEFICGLFMPCIQIGINTMILQNTEGNFIGRVNGILMPLFTGSMVVTMSIAGSLMNMFSIVPLYQAAAVLFIIGMIFILPLYHMKSQASSNAVQ, encoded by the coding sequence ATGTCCGCTGATCAGCCAGGTTTATTAAAAAATCCTTTTGTTCGAGCTATTCTTGCTTCTGCTTTATTTCTCCAGGTAGGTATTTGGATTCGGAATTTTGCGGTGTTGCTTTTTATTATGGAACAAACGAATGGGGATCCATTTGCCGTTTCTATGATTTCTGTAGCGGAATTTGCGCCGATTTTTATTTTTTCTTTTATTGGTGGAACATTTGCTGATCGTTGGCGCCCAAAAAGAACGATGATTTGGTGTGATATATTAAGTGCATTATCGGTATTTGCCGTCTTACTAGCATTGATGGTTAGCACATGGAAACTGGTTTTCCTTGCCACGCTTATTTCATCTATTCTTTCACAGTTTTCCCAGCCTTCTGGCATGAAATTGTTTAAATTGCATTTGTCTGATTCTCTTGTTCAGGCCGCAATGTCTATTTATCAAACAATTTTTGCTGTTTTTATGATCTTAGGTCCAGCACTTGGTACAGTGGTTTATCAAAATCTTGGCCTTTATGCTTCGATTTTCATAACAGGACTAGCCTTTTTATTTTCAGCTTTAATGTTAGCCTTCATTCCAAAGGATCAACTGGCTGATGAGGCCGAAGAGAAAACTACTTTGCTTCAAGAAATGAAAAGTGGTGTTCGGTACGTTTGGGACAGAAAAGTACTAAAGTTATTAGGTATTTGCTTTATGGCAGCAGGCCTTGGGATTGGATTAATTCAGCCGCTAAATATTTTTCTTGTCATTGAACGGCTAGGATTAGAAAAAGAAAATCTACAGTGGTTATTAATGGTTAATGGAAGTGGAATGATTGTCGGTGGTGCTTTGGCGATGAGCTTTTCTCAAAAAGTTTCACCTCAAAAAATGCTGATTATGGGTATGCTTATGAACGCGATGGGCATTAGTGTGATCGGTCTATCTTCCAACCTATGGCTCACATTAGGAGCAGAATTTATTTGTGGATTATTTATGCCATGTATTCAAATTGGGATAAACACAATGATTTTGCAAAATACAGAGGGGAACTTTATTGGCAGAGTAAACGGGATCTTAATGCCGCTTTTTACTGGTTCGATGGTTGTCACGATGAGTATAGCTGGTTCTTTAATGAACATGTTTTCGATTGTTCCATTATACCAAGCAGCGGCTGTTTTATTTATCATTGGTATGATTTTTATCTTACCTTTGTATCATATGAAAAGCCAAGCGAGTTCAAATGCTGTTCAATAG
- the thiC gene encoding phosphomethylpyrimidine synthase ThiC has translation MKEQRPDETLNLVRSFPKSKKVYVKGSRADVKVPFREIELSPTITSTSEEPNAPLHVYDTSGFYTDDQVSIQIEKGLPTVRHQWIHERIDTEEYVGRTIRPEDNGYKNKPSDQALIFQGLKRKPLRAKKDHNVTQLHYARQGIITPEMEFIAIREGMKAEFVRKEVAEGRAIIPANINHPESEPMIIGRAFHVKINANIGNSAVTSSIYEEVEKMTWAIRWGADTMMDLSTGKNIHTTREWIIRNCPVPVGTVPIYQALEKVNGVAEDLNWEVFRDTLIEQAEQGVDYFTIHAGVRLPYIPLTAKRMTGIVSRGGSIMAQWCLAHHQENFLYTHFEEICEIMKTYDVAFSLGDGLRPGSIADANDEAQFAELETLGELTKIAWKHDVQVMIEGPGHVPMHKIKENMDKQLEMCMEAPFYTLGPLTTDIAPGYDHITSAIGATMIASYGTAMLCYVTPKEHLGLPNKEDVREGVIAYKIAAHAADLAKGHPRASLRDDALSKARFEFRWHDQFNLSLDPERALEYHDETLPAEGAKTAHFCSMCGPKFCSMKISHTIREMEVEKGLKEKADEFRQSGAEIYQ, from the coding sequence ATGAAAGAACAAAGACCAGATGAAACATTGAATTTAGTACGTAGTTTTCCAAAAAGCAAAAAAGTATATGTGAAAGGCTCTAGAGCGGATGTGAAGGTTCCTTTTCGTGAAATTGAATTATCTCCTACCATCACTTCAACTAGTGAAGAACCGAACGCTCCACTTCATGTGTATGATACAAGCGGATTTTATACGGATGACCAAGTAAGCATCCAGATTGAAAAGGGACTTCCAACCGTTCGTCATCAATGGATACATGAGCGTATTGACACAGAGGAATATGTAGGTCGTACGATCCGACCTGAAGACAATGGCTACAAAAATAAACCTTCAGATCAAGCTCTCATATTTCAAGGCCTTAAAAGAAAGCCTCTACGAGCAAAAAAAGATCATAATGTGACCCAGCTCCACTATGCTCGCCAAGGAATCATTACGCCTGAAATGGAGTTTATCGCTATAAGAGAAGGTATGAAAGCTGAGTTTGTTCGCAAAGAAGTGGCAGAAGGTCGAGCAATTATCCCTGCTAACATTAATCACCCTGAAAGTGAACCGATGATTATTGGACGTGCCTTTCATGTGAAGATTAATGCCAATATTGGGAATTCGGCTGTCACCTCCTCTATTTATGAAGAAGTCGAAAAAATGACTTGGGCGATTCGCTGGGGAGCGGATACGATGATGGACCTTTCAACCGGAAAAAATATTCATACCACGAGAGAATGGATCATTCGAAATTGTCCCGTTCCTGTTGGTACAGTTCCGATCTATCAAGCGCTGGAAAAAGTGAACGGTGTGGCGGAAGATTTAAATTGGGAAGTTTTCCGCGACACGTTGATCGAGCAAGCGGAACAGGGTGTTGATTACTTTACCATTCATGCTGGTGTCCGACTTCCGTATATTCCACTGACAGCGAAACGAATGACAGGAATCGTTTCCCGCGGAGGCTCGATTATGGCCCAGTGGTGTCTAGCTCACCATCAAGAAAACTTTTTATATACGCATTTTGAAGAAATCTGTGAAATTATGAAAACGTATGATGTCGCTTTTTCACTAGGAGACGGATTACGACCTGGTTCCATTGCTGATGCCAATGATGAAGCACAGTTTGCAGAACTTGAAACGTTAGGAGAATTAACAAAAATTGCTTGGAAACATGATGTACAAGTGATGATTGAAGGTCCTGGACATGTGCCTATGCATAAAATTAAAGAAAACATGGATAAGCAATTGGAGATGTGTATGGAAGCTCCTTTTTACACACTCGGTCCATTAACAACTGATATTGCTCCGGGGTATGATCACATTACCTCTGCCATCGGTGCAACGATGATTGCTTCATATGGAACAGCAATGCTATGTTATGTCACACCGAAAGAACATTTAGGGCTTCCGAATAAAGAAGATGTGCGTGAAGGGGTCATTGCCTATAAAATCGCCGCTCATGCAGCTGATCTTGCAAAAGGGCATCCACGAGCTTCCTTGCGTGATGATGCTCTTTCTAAAGCTCGATTTGAATTCCGCTGGCACGATCAGTTTAATCTTTCGCTTGATCCAGAACGAGCACTTGAATACCATGATGAAACACTCCCAGCAGAAGGTGCGAAGACGGCCCACTTTTGCTCGATGTGTGGACCGAAGTTTTGCAGCATGAAAATCTCACACACTATCCGTGAAATGGAAGTGGAAAAAGGGCTAAAAGAAAAAGCCGATGAATTTCGCCAATCAGGAGCGGAAATTTACCAATGA
- a CDS encoding L,D-transpeptidase family protein — protein sequence MFHIVKAGETLTSISQDYRVSLAELIEANPEIQQNRIYIGQKITIPRLPSPATIPYKISVSLSARTLTLTYRGRIVKVYPIGVGKMLTRTPVGTFVIINKAPNPGGPYGTMWMSLSKKSYGIHGTNNPASIGKYVSKGCIRMYNHDVEQLAKTVPIGTEVNIHY from the coding sequence ATTTTCCATATAGTAAAGGCAGGTGAAACGCTAACGTCTATCTCTCAAGATTATCGAGTCTCCTTGGCGGAACTGATAGAGGCTAACCCTGAAATTCAACAAAACCGCATTTACATTGGTCAAAAAATTACTATCCCAAGACTGCCCTCTCCTGCAACGATCCCTTATAAAATTTCCGTTTCTCTGTCTGCTCGAACCTTGACTTTGACGTATCGAGGAAGAATCGTCAAAGTTTATCCAATAGGTGTAGGGAAAATGCTGACTCGAACACCAGTTGGAACTTTTGTGATTATTAATAAAGCACCAAATCCAGGTGGCCCATATGGTACAATGTGGATGAGTTTATCTAAAAAGTCATATGGTATTCATGGTACAAATAATCCTGCCTCCATTGGAAAATACGTTTCTAAAGGCTGTATTCGAATGTACAATCATGATGTAGAACAACTCGCAAAAACTGTTCCAATTGGTACTGAAGTGAACATACATTATTAA
- a CDS encoding branched-chain amino acid aminotransferase, with protein MSEKTIQVNLSPERKPKPESNQLGFGKIFTDHMFVMDYTEGKGWHDPRVVPYQPLTLDPASMIFHYGQTVFEGLKAYLTNDNRILLFRPERNMQRLNRSNDRLCIPNIDEELALEALKKLILVDKEWIPTAEGTSLYIRPFIIATEPFLGVHASNSYQFIIILSPVGSYYKEGIQPVKILVESDYVRAVAGGTGEAKTAGNYASSLKAQEVASQKEYSQVLWLDGLEKKYIEEVGSMNVFFKIDGEVVTPALNGSILEGVTRNSVIHLLKHWGVPVSERKISMQEVYDAYKAGKLEEAFGTGTAAVISPVGEFFWKDEKLVINEGKTGEISKRLYQTITGIQNGTEQDPFDWVVEVHQEAVAK; from the coding sequence ATGTCAGAAAAAACAATTCAAGTTAATTTAAGTCCCGAAAGAAAGCCAAAACCAGAATCTAATCAATTAGGATTTGGAAAAATATTTACTGACCATATGTTTGTGATGGATTATACAGAAGGGAAGGGGTGGCATGATCCACGTGTTGTTCCGTATCAGCCACTTACATTAGACCCTGCTTCGATGATTTTTCATTATGGGCAAACTGTATTTGAAGGATTAAAAGCTTATTTAACAAATGATAATCGGATTTTATTATTCCGTCCGGAAAGAAATATGCAAAGGTTAAATCGTTCAAACGATCGATTATGTATTCCGAATATTGATGAGGAACTAGCCTTAGAAGCATTAAAAAAATTAATTTTAGTGGATAAAGAATGGATTCCTACAGCAGAAGGTACATCACTTTATATTCGTCCATTCATTATTGCAACGGAACCGTTTCTTGGGGTCCATGCATCAAACAGCTATCAATTCATTATCATTCTTTCACCGGTAGGTTCGTATTATAAAGAAGGGATTCAGCCAGTAAAAATTCTTGTGGAAAGCGACTATGTTCGTGCGGTAGCTGGTGGAACAGGTGAAGCAAAAACTGCAGGCAACTATGCCTCTAGTTTGAAAGCTCAAGAGGTAGCTAGCCAAAAAGAATACTCCCAAGTTTTATGGCTAGACGGATTAGAGAAGAAATATATTGAAGAAGTTGGCAGTATGAATGTGTTCTTTAAAATAGATGGAGAAGTTGTCACACCAGCATTGAATGGCAGCATTCTCGAAGGTGTGACACGCAACTCCGTTATTCACCTGCTGAAGCATTGGGGAGTACCCGTTTCAGAACGCAAAATTTCTATGCAAGAAGTATATGATGCGTATAAAGCTGGGAAATTAGAAGAAGCTTTCGGTACCGGAACAGCTGCCGTCATTTCACCTGTTGGGGAGTTTTTCTGGAAAGATGAGAAACTTGTCATTAATGAAGGCAAAACGGGGGAAATCTCTAAACGACTTTATCAAACAATTACAGGCATTCAAAATGGAACAGAACAAGATCCATTTGATTGGGTAGTGGAAGTCCATCAAGAAGCTGTAGCAAAATAA